A genomic segment from Pseudosulfitobacter sp. DSM 107133 encodes:
- a CDS encoding histidine phosphatase family protein, with the protein MSHYPDLLILRHGETEWNLAGRMQGALDSPLTAKGRAQAAHQGALLAAFGCAGYRWFASPQGRAWDTAQLANLGGAGITADARLAEITTGDWTGLSFDAIRAQAPHLFELDETLGWYDHAPGGEGLASVAARTRAFLEGLNGPAVVVTHGITSRILRCHLLDQPWESFDQLEGGQGVIYHLSKRQQKRLS; encoded by the coding sequence ATGAGCCACTATCCCGATCTTTTGATCCTGCGCCACGGCGAAACCGAATGGAACCTTGCGGGCCGTATGCAGGGCGCGCTGGACAGCCCGCTGACGGCCAAGGGCCGCGCACAGGCGGCACATCAGGGGGCGCTCCTGGCGGCCTTTGGTTGTGCGGGCTATCGCTGGTTCGCCTCACCGCAGGGGCGGGCCTGGGACACGGCGCAACTGGCCAATCTGGGGGGGGCCGGGATCACCGCCGATGCGCGACTGGCCGAGATCACCACCGGCGACTGGACCGGCCTGAGCTTTGACGCGATCCGCGCACAGGCGCCGCACCTGTTTGAACTGGACGAGACGCTGGGCTGGTACGACCATGCCCCCGGCGGCGAAGGGCTGGCTTCGGTCGCAGCCCGAACCCGCGCGTTTCTGGAGGGTCTGAACGGCCCCGCGGTGGTTGTCACGCACGGCATCACCAGCCGGATTCTGCGCTGTCACCTGCTGGATCAGCCCTGGGAAAGTTTCGACCAGCTTGAAGGCGGGCAGGGGGTGATTTACCACCTGAGCAAAAGACAGCAAAAAAGACTGTCATAA
- the hemA gene encoding 5-aminolevulinate synthase encodes MDHTKDYGAQLDAALNRLHEEGRYRTFIDIERRNGQFPHAVRTRPDGSEQDITVWCGNDYLGMGQHPVVLAAMHEAIDATGAGSGGTRNISGTTVYHKRLEAELADLHGKEQALLFTSAYIANDATLSTLPKLFPGLIIYSDALNHASMIEGVRRNGGAKRIFRHNDVAHLRELLAADDPAAPKLIAFESIYSMDGDFGPIEAICDLADEFGALTYIDEVHAVGMYGPRGGGVAERDRLMDRLDIINGTLAKAYGVMGGYIAASARMCDAIRSYAPGFIFTTSLPPAVAAGAAASVAFLKTATELREAHQLQARILKLRLKGMGLPIIDHGSHIVPVMVGNPVHTKLLSDMLLEDHGIYVQPINYPTVPRGTERLRFTPSPVHGPREMDALVKAMDGLWSHCALNRAELSA; translated from the coding sequence GTGGATCACACCAAGGACTATGGCGCGCAACTGGATGCCGCACTGAACAGACTGCACGAAGAAGGCCGCTATCGCACCTTTATCGACATCGAACGGCGCAATGGCCAGTTTCCGCATGCGGTGCGCACCCGCCCCGATGGCAGCGAACAGGACATCACCGTATGGTGTGGCAATGATTATCTGGGCATGGGCCAGCACCCTGTTGTTCTGGCCGCAATGCACGAGGCGATTGACGCCACCGGTGCAGGGTCGGGCGGGACACGCAATATTTCCGGCACCACGGTCTATCACAAACGGCTTGAGGCCGAGCTGGCCGATCTGCACGGCAAGGAACAGGCGCTGCTGTTCACATCTGCCTATATCGCCAACGATGCGACGCTTAGCACATTGCCCAAGCTGTTTCCTGGGCTGATTATCTATTCGGACGCGCTGAACCATGCCAGCATGATCGAGGGCGTGCGTCGCAACGGCGGGGCCAAGCGTATCTTCCGTCACAACGATGTCGCCCACCTGCGCGAACTGCTGGCCGCGGACGACCCTGCCGCGCCCAAGCTGATTGCCTTTGAATCGATCTATTCGATGGACGGCGATTTCGGCCCCATCGAAGCGATCTGCGATCTGGCCGATGAATTCGGCGCGCTGACATATATCGACGAAGTGCATGCCGTGGGCATGTACGGGCCGCGCGGTGGCGGTGTGGCCGAACGCGACCGTTTGATGGACCGTCTGGACATTATCAATGGCACCCTGGCCAAGGCCTATGGCGTCATGGGCGGCTATATCGCGGCCAGCGCACGCATGTGCGATGCGATCCGCTCTTATGCGCCGGGCTTTATCTTTACCACCTCGTTGCCCCCGGCTGTGGCCGCAGGGGCGGCGGCTTCGGTCGCTTTCCTGAAAACCGCAACCGAATTGCGCGAGGCGCATCAGTTGCAGGCACGCATCCTCAAGCTGCGCCTCAAGGGCATGGGCCTGCCGATCATTGACCATGGCAGCCATATCGTGCCGGTGATGGTTGGCAATCCGGTGCATACCAAACTGCTCAGCGATATGCTGCTGGAAGATCACGGCATCTATGTGCAGCCGATCAACTATCCCACCGTGCCCCGTGGCACCGAGCGTTTGCGCTTTACCCCGTCGCCGGTTCATGGCCCGCGCGAAATGGATGCATTGGTCAAGGCGATGGACGGTCTGTGGTCACATTGTGCGCTGAATCGCGCCGAATTGTCTGCGTAG
- a CDS encoding transglutaminase family protein: protein MLIQIKVAMQYRFMQPNTVLLALEAAHYDGQQIVNAHININDTEVSRFAGDADVGQRIIARARSHDMNLTYSAQVDVTRSSRPLHLLQAAPLHLVPGAVIPYLRASRYCQSDKFTHFVDSRFGDLAGGQKIAAIRDWIEGELTYVPGSSDADTSVLETFAGRVGVCRDYAHLMCTMARAAQIPARMVAAYSPDITPPDFHALAEVWLEGAWHLVDATGMCSPESTAVIAVGRDAYDIAFMESQVPAEMLYQSVSVVRG from the coding sequence ATGCTTATCCAAATCAAAGTCGCGATGCAGTACCGGTTCATGCAGCCCAACACCGTCTTGCTGGCCCTGGAGGCCGCGCATTACGACGGGCAGCAGATCGTGAACGCCCATATCAACATCAATGACACCGAGGTCAGCCGCTTTGCCGGGGATGCCGACGTGGGACAGCGCATCATCGCCCGCGCGCGCAGCCATGACATGAACCTGACCTATAGCGCGCAGGTTGACGTCACCCGAAGCAGCCGGCCTCTGCACCTGCTGCAAGCCGCACCGCTGCATCTTGTTCCGGGGGCGGTCATCCCCTATCTGCGCGCGTCGCGGTATTGCCAGTCTGACAAGTTCACCCACTTTGTCGACAGCCGCTTTGGTGATCTGGCCGGAGGCCAGAAAATCGCCGCGATCCGCGACTGGATCGAGGGCGAACTGACCTATGTCCCCGGCAGCTCAGACGCTGACACCAGCGTTCTGGAAACCTTTGCAGGGCGCGTCGGCGTGTGTCGCGATTACGCGCACCTGATGTGCACAATGGCCCGCGCGGCGCAAATTCCTGCCCGCATGGTGGCCGCCTATAGCCCCGACATCACGCCCCCCGATTTTCACGCGCTGGCCGAAGTCTGGCTGGAAGGCGCCTGGCATCTGGTCGACGCCACGGGCATGTGCAGCCCCGAAAGCACCGCCGTCATCGCCGTGGGCCGCGACGCCTATGACATCGCATTCATGGAATCACAGGTGCCCGCCGAGATGCTGTATCAGTCGGTGTCGGTAGTGCGGGGGTGA
- a CDS encoding pirin family protein, whose product MSWNPALDPEIPIGDAVDAIETVIVPRARDLGGFEVRRALPAPKRQMVGPFIFFDQMGPVEFLTGNGIDVRPHPHIGLATVTYLYKGKIHHRDSLGTDQWIEPGAVNWMVAGHGITHSERTDGDVRATPHSLLGLQTWVALPEKDEEAGASFEHAAKGDLPLLEGEGKQVRLILGTAYGETAPVKTFSETFYADALLEAGASIPMPDNHEDRGLYVLTGSVSVAGQVFEAGQMLVFRPGDRISAKAGSEGARVMLLGGATMDGPRHIWWNFVASSKDKIDAAKEAWRAGDWAHGRFQLPPGDDAEFIPAPA is encoded by the coding sequence ATGAGCTGGAACCCCGCACTTGATCCCGAAATTCCCATCGGGGATGCCGTTGATGCCATCGAAACCGTTATCGTACCCCGTGCGCGCGACCTGGGCGGATTCGAGGTGCGCCGCGCCCTGCCAGCGCCCAAGCGGCAGATGGTGGGGCCGTTCATCTTTTTCGACCAGATGGGACCGGTCGAATTTCTGACCGGCAACGGCATTGACGTGCGCCCCCATCCGCACATCGGGCTGGCGACGGTCACCTACCTGTACAAAGGCAAGATTCACCACCGTGACAGTCTGGGCACCGACCAATGGATTGAACCCGGCGCGGTCAACTGGATGGTCGCGGGCCATGGAATCACCCATTCGGAACGCACCGACGGTGATGTGCGCGCAACCCCGCACAGCCTGCTGGGGCTGCAAACATGGGTGGCCCTGCCCGAAAAGGATGAAGAAGCGGGGGCAAGCTTTGAACACGCGGCCAAAGGGGATCTGCCCCTGCTGGAGGGTGAGGGGAAGCAGGTGCGCTTGATTCTGGGCACGGCCTATGGCGAGACGGCACCCGTCAAAACATTCTCCGAAACTTTCTATGCCGATGCGTTGCTTGAGGCGGGGGCGTCGATTCCGATGCCGGACAACCACGAGGATCGCGGGTTGTACGTGCTGACAGGTTCGGTGTCGGTCGCGGGACAGGTGTTCGAGGCCGGTCAGATGCTGGTGTTTCGCCCCGGCGACCGGATCAGCGCCAAAGCTGGAAGTGAGGGCGCACGCGTGATGCTGTTGGGCGGTGCCACAATGGACGGGCCGCGCCACATCTGGTGGAATTTCGTGGCTTCGTCCAAGGACAAGATCGACGCCGCCAAGGAAGCGTGGCGCGCCGGGGATTGGGCGCACGGGCGTTTCCAGCTTCCGCCGGGGGATGATGCGGAATTTATCCCGGCACCAGCGTAA
- a CDS encoding DsbA family protein: MTIHRLLAAAAATVTFAMPAAAFDVSAMTETERQAFGEEVRAYLLENPQVIMEAVNLLEQQQAAAQEQADLSMVSDNAAAIFDDGYSFVGGNPDGDITLVEFLDYKCGYCKRAHGEVAKLLETDGNIRLIVKEFPILGEQSLLASRFAISTLMVEGPDAYHALNDALMTMNGDLSVPVMSRLANTLGFDADKIVAGMDADEVTTRIADTRALAQRLQITGTPTFVMHDEMLRGYLPYDQMMQMVDEKRG, translated from the coding sequence ATGACGATCCACCGCCTTCTTGCCGCCGCTGCGGCCACTGTCACGTTTGCCATGCCGGCGGCTGCCTTTGATGTCTCGGCCATGACAGAGACAGAACGTCAGGCCTTTGGCGAGGAAGTGCGCGCCTATCTGCTGGAGAACCCGCAGGTGATCATGGAAGCGGTCAACCTTCTGGAACAACAACAGGCCGCAGCACAGGAACAAGCCGACCTGTCCATGGTGTCGGACAATGCCGCTGCGATCTTTGACGACGGCTATTCCTTTGTCGGCGGCAACCCCGATGGCGACATCACGCTGGTGGAATTCCTGGATTACAAATGCGGTTACTGCAAACGCGCCCATGGCGAAGTGGCCAAGCTTCTGGAAACCGACGGCAACATCCGCCTGATCGTCAAGGAATTCCCGATTCTGGGCGAGCAGTCGCTGTTGGCGTCGCGCTTTGCCATCTCGACGCTGATGGTCGAAGGCCCGGACGCCTATCACGCGCTGAACGATGCGCTGATGACCATGAACGGCGATCTGAGTGTGCCGGTCATGAGCCGTTTGGCGAATACGCTGGGCTTTGATGCGGACAAGATTGTTGCGGGTATGGACGCCGACGAAGTGACAACGCGCATTGCTGACACCCGCGCGCTGGCACAGCGGTTGCAGATCACCGGCACGCCAACCTTCGTGATGCACGACGAGATGCTGCGCGGCTATCTGCCCTATGACCAGATGATGCAGATGGTCGACGAAAAACGCGGGTAA
- a CDS encoding CmpA/NrtA family ABC transporter substrate-binding protein — MKVRDVNCGYLPLVDSAPLIIAQELKFAAEEGLRLNLIEQPSWSALRDMLALRHLDAAHMLSPMPVSMTLGLGGLPARIDALMVLSVNGTVIGASQSIANRMRAAGWADDFANPALAANALFAAANGPLRIGVPFPFSMHRLLLNHWLRSHPGFTDDSIQIISVPPPRMAEALQNNELDLFCVGEPWGSVAVQRGGATLVLPGSAIWQFAPEKVLGVRHDFTWTHAETCHALLRAVHHATRWLDKADNKPLAIEILTRSQHLNLPEQVIEPAITGRIVTASGRVPVETPNFLLFHKQAANFPWRSQAAWIAAQIADLHGVAPGPAMDAARSSFRSDMYRTALGPIGVDLPGASEKLEGAMSHETAVSSTRGHMILGPDAFFDGQIFDSPPEKPLNS, encoded by the coding sequence ATGAAGGTGCGGGACGTGAATTGCGGGTATCTGCCGCTGGTCGACAGTGCGCCGCTGATTATCGCCCAAGAGCTGAAGTTTGCCGCCGAAGAAGGCCTGCGGCTTAATCTGATCGAACAGCCGTCCTGGTCGGCGCTGCGCGACATGTTGGCGCTGCGCCATCTGGATGCGGCGCATATGCTGTCACCGATGCCGGTCAGCATGACGCTGGGACTGGGCGGGCTGCCTGCGCGCATTGATGCGCTGATGGTGCTGTCGGTCAACGGCACCGTCATCGGCGCCTCGCAGAGCATTGCCAACCGGATGCGCGCCGCTGGCTGGGCCGATGATTTCGCCAACCCCGCCCTTGCCGCCAACGCCCTGTTTGCCGCCGCCAACGGGCCGCTGCGCATTGGCGTGCCGTTTCCGTTTTCGATGCACCGGCTGCTGCTGAACCACTGGCTGCGCAGCCACCCCGGATTTACCGACGACAGCATCCAGATTATCTCGGTGCCGCCGCCCCGCATGGCCGAGGCGTTGCAGAACAACGAACTGGATCTGTTCTGTGTGGGCGAGCCGTGGGGCTCGGTCGCGGTGCAGCGCGGCGGCGCAACGCTGGTCTTGCCCGGCTCTGCGATCTGGCAGTTTGCGCCGGAAAAGGTGTTGGGGGTGCGTCATGACTTTACTTGGACCCACGCCGAAACCTGCCACGCCCTGCTGCGCGCGGTGCATCATGCCACCCGCTGGCTGGACAAGGCAGACAACAAACCATTGGCGATCGAGATCCTGACCCGCAGCCAGCACCTGAACCTGCCCGAACAGGTGATCGAACCGGCCATCACCGGCAGAATCGTCACCGCATCGGGGCGCGTGCCGGTCGAAACGCCCAATTTCCTGCTGTTTCACAAACAGGCCGCCAATTTCCCGTGGCGCTCGCAGGCGGCGTGGATTGCAGCGCAAATTGCCGACCTGCACGGCGTTGCCCCCGGCCCCGCGATGGACGCCGCCCGCAGCAGTTTTCGCAGTGATATGTACCGCACCGCGCTGGGGCCGATTGGTGTCGACCTGCCCGGTGCTTCCGAGAAACTGGAAGGCGCGATGTCCCATGAAACTGCCGTCTCTTCGACCCGAGGACATATGATTTTGGGACCGGATGCATTTTTCGATGGTCAAATCTTTGACTCGCCCCCCGAAAAACCGCTCAATTCTTAG
- a CDS encoding ANTAR domain-containing protein, translating to MDHAVKILVVEADPKRAEDIMDALRSGGWGDVTVVADAARITETVAQINPDIVLIDIASPDRDALEQLSIASDARARPVAMFVDQTDEDLTHAAISAGLSAYVVDGLQKNRIKPVLQTAIARFNMMSKMQSELSAAKRALVDRKTIDRAKGLLMQARGIPEDAAYALLRKTAMDQGRKVIDVAQALVTSADLLR from the coding sequence ATGGATCACGCGGTGAAAATTCTGGTTGTCGAGGCCGACCCCAAACGTGCCGAGGACATTATGGATGCCCTCAGGTCCGGCGGTTGGGGCGATGTAACGGTGGTGGCAGATGCTGCGCGCATCACCGAAACGGTTGCGCAGATCAACCCGGACATCGTGCTGATCGACATTGCCAGCCCCGACCGCGACGCGCTGGAGCAGTTGAGCATCGCCAGCGATGCCCGCGCCCGCCCCGTCGCCATGTTTGTCGACCAGACCGACGAAGACCTGACCCACGCGGCCATCAGCGCGGGGCTGAGCGCCTATGTGGTGGACGGGTTGCAAAAGAACCGGATCAAGCCGGTGCTGCAAACCGCCATCGCGCGGTTCAACATGATGAGCAAGATGCAGTCCGAGCTGAGCGCGGCCAAACGTGCGCTGGTGGATCGCAAGACCATCGACCGCGCCAAGGGGCTGTTGATGCAGGCGCGTGGCATTCCCGAAGACGCGGCCTATGCGCTGCTGCGCAAGACCGCGATGGATCAGGGCCGCAAGGTGATCGACGTGGCACAGGCGCTGGTCACCTCGGCGGATCTGTTGCGATGA
- the ispG gene encoding flavodoxin-dependent (E)-4-hydroxy-3-methylbut-2-enyl-diphosphate synthase: MSLNHIRPWRNIYRRESRQIMVGNVPVGGGAPITVQTMTNTLTTDVAGTLAQIEAAAEAGADIVRVSVPDEDSARAMKEICASSPVPIVADIHFHYKRGIEAAEAGAACLRINPGNIGSEARVKEVIRAARDNNCSIRIGVNAGSLEKHLLDKYGEPTPDAMVESGLDHIKILQDNDFHEFKISCKASDVFMAAAAYQKLAEATDAPIHLGITEAGGLTSGTIKSAIGMGNLLWMGIGDTIRVSLSADPVEEVKVGYEILKSLGLRHRGVNIISCPSCARQGFDVIKTVETLEDRLSHIKIPMSLSIIGCVVNGPGEALMTDVGFTGGGNGAGMVYLAGKQSHKQSNADMIEHIVEQVEKKAEELAAQEAISGKAAE; this comes from the coding sequence ATGTCGCTCAATCACATCCGTCCGTGGCGCAATATCTACCGCCGTGAAAGCCGTCAGATCATGGTGGGCAACGTGCCCGTAGGGGGCGGTGCGCCGATCACCGTGCAAACCATGACCAACACGCTGACCACCGATGTGGCCGGCACGCTGGCCCAGATCGAAGCCGCGGCCGAGGCGGGGGCCGACATTGTGCGGGTCTCTGTCCCCGACGAAGACAGCGCGCGGGCGATGAAGGAGATTTGCGCCAGCTCCCCGGTGCCGATCGTGGCTGACATCCATTTCCACTACAAACGCGGCATCGAGGCCGCCGAGGCCGGTGCCGCCTGCCTGCGCATCAATCCGGGCAACATCGGCTCCGAGGCGCGGGTCAAGGAAGTCATCCGCGCCGCGCGTGACAACAACTGTTCGATCCGCATCGGCGTGAACGCGGGCAGTCTGGAAAAGCACCTGCTGGACAAATACGGCGAGCCGACCCCCGACGCGATGGTCGAATCCGGTCTGGATCACATCAAGATCCTGCAAGACAACGATTTTCACGAGTTCAAGATCAGCTGCAAAGCCTCTGACGTGTTCATGGCCGCCGCCGCCTATCAGAAACTGGCCGAGGCCACCGATGCCCCCATCCACCTTGGCATCACCGAGGCAGGCGGGCTGACATCCGGCACGATCAAATCGGCCATCGGCATGGGCAACCTGTTGTGGATGGGCATTGGCGACACGATCCGCGTCAGCCTGTCCGCCGATCCGGTCGAAGAGGTCAAGGTTGGCTATGAAATCCTGAAATCACTGGGCCTGCGCCACCGCGGCGTCAACATCATCAGCTGCCCCAGCTGCGCGCGTCAGGGCTTTGACGTGATCAAGACCGTCGAAACGCTCGAAGACCGCCTGTCCCACATCAAAATCCCGATGAGCCTCAGCATCATCGGCTGCGTGGTCAATGGCCCCGGCGAGGCGCTGATGACCGATGTGGGCTTTACCGGCGGCGGCAACGGGGCAGGGATGGTCTATCTGGCGGGCAAGCAGTCCCACAAGCAATCCAACGCGGACATGATCGAACACATCGTTGAACAGGTCGAGAAAAAGGCCGAAGAACTGGCCGCCCAAGAGGCGATTTCAGGCAAAGCTGCCGAATAA
- a CDS encoding M20/M25/M40 family metallo-hydrolase gives MSLDATLAHIDANLSQATDRLLELLRIPSISTDPAFADDCDTAADWLVADLQSIGVNATKRATPGHPMVVGHVDGGTDGNGPHLLFYGHYDVQPVDPLDLWDRDPFDPQVEDTPKGRIIRGRGASDDKGQLMTFVEACRAWKAVNGTLPCRITFFFEGEEESGSPSLVPFMKQNADELSADFALICDTGLFESKTPGIVTMLRGLMGDELTITGPSKDLHSGMYGGVSINPIRVLSQILAGLHDDQGRITVPGFYDNVPELSDELRQQWQGLSFDHAAFLGDVGLSVPAGEQDCTPLEMIWSRPTCEVNGIWGGYTGAGFKTVLPAQAHAKISFRLVGDQDPDAIRDAFRKMVEDALPADCTVKFKGHSGGRASVTETDDPAFEAARQALSDEWNVPAAYIGCGGSIPIAGHFQNIVDTTPMLIGFGKDDDQIHSPNEKYDMESFHKGMRSWVRILDALTK, from the coding sequence ATGTCTCTCGACGCCACGCTCGCCCATATCGACGCAAACCTGTCCCAGGCAACCGACCGCTTGCTGGAACTGCTGCGCATCCCCTCGATCTCGACCGACCCCGCATTTGCCGACGATTGCGACACCGCCGCCGACTGGCTGGTGGCTGATCTGCAAAGCATCGGTGTCAACGCCACCAAACGCGCCACGCCCGGTCACCCGATGGTTGTGGGCCATGTGGACGGCGGCACAGACGGCAACGGGCCGCACCTGCTGTTTTACGGTCACTACGACGTGCAACCCGTCGACCCGCTGGACCTGTGGGACCGTGACCCCTTTGATCCTCAGGTCGAAGACACCCCAAAGGGCCGCATCATTCGCGGGCGCGGTGCTTCGGATGACAAGGGCCAGTTGATGACATTTGTCGAGGCCTGCCGCGCATGGAAGGCCGTAAACGGCACGCTGCCCTGCCGCATCACCTTTTTCTTCGAGGGTGAAGAAGAATCGGGATCGCCCAGCCTTGTGCCCTTCATGAAACAGAACGCCGACGAACTGTCGGCCGATTTCGCGCTGATCTGCGACACCGGCCTGTTCGAAAGCAAGACGCCGGGCATTGTTACCATGTTGCGCGGCCTGATGGGCGACGAGTTGACCATCACCGGCCCCAGCAAGGATTTGCATTCAGGCATGTACGGCGGCGTATCAATCAACCCGATCCGCGTGCTCAGCCAGATTCTGGCCGGTTTGCACGACGATCAGGGCCGCATCACCGTGCCCGGTTTCTATGACAACGTGCCCGAACTGTCCGACGAATTGCGCCAGCAATGGCAGGGCCTGTCTTTTGACCATGCGGCATTCCTGGGCGATGTGGGTCTGTCGGTGCCCGCCGGTGAACAGGACTGCACGCCCCTCGAGATGATCTGGTCGCGCCCCACCTGCGAGGTCAACGGCATCTGGGGCGGCTACACCGGCGCAGGCTTCAAGACTGTCCTGCCCGCACAGGCCCATGCCAAGATTTCCTTCCGGCTGGTGGGCGACCAGGACCCCGATGCGATCCGCGACGCTTTCCGCAAAATGGTCGAAGACGCCCTGCCCGCCGACTGCACGGTCAAGTTCAAGGGCCACAGCGGTGGCCGCGCATCTGTTACCGAAACCGACGATCCGGCATTTGAAGCCGCGCGTCAGGCGCTCAGCGACGAATGGAACGTGCCCGCTGCCTATATCGGCTGTGGCGGCTCGATCCCCATTGCGGGGCACTTCCAGAACATCGTCGACACCACCCCCATGCTGATCGGCTTTGGCAAGGATGATGACCAGATCCATTCGCCCAACGAAAAATACGACATGGAAAGCTTTCACAAGGGCATGCGCAGCTGGGTCCGCATCCTCGACGCTCTTACCAAATAA
- a CDS encoding RodZ domain-containing protein, with protein MIGRKTPKIIEQNAEPKGFDDFELRLGDVMRGERATLGKSLLDVQRELRIKANYIAAIENTDPGAFDTPGFIAGYVRSYARYLDMDPDRAFAAFCAESGFSVAHGMSAEASVIKKSSREDRLSRDRGNKDIFSAPSTPFVPTGDGFFSRIEPGAIGSSLVLIALISAIGFGGYSVLQEVQRVQVSPVDQTPVVLSDLDPLQGASVQQPSLDGAGETSPSTLDTPRIEALDRLYRPQALDVPVLVARDAPIATIDPRSVGNFAQTPDADSPVLAGAEPLKPEKPAVPQVVENEAPVLQMVAVRPSWVRVRGADGTVIYETVMQPGDTWTAPATEEPPVLRTGESGAIYFAMNGKFYGPVGPNGAVTSNLPLEIAGLQETYLPVDVSTDSGLVRYAEATSTAAATVIPD; from the coding sequence ATGATCGGGCGGAAAACTCCCAAGATCATTGAACAGAACGCAGAGCCCAAGGGTTTTGACGATTTTGAATTGCGTCTCGGCGATGTCATGCGCGGCGAGCGCGCGACGCTGGGCAAATCCCTGTTGGATGTGCAGCGCGAACTGCGGATCAAAGCCAACTATATTGCCGCGATTGAAAACACCGACCCCGGTGCATTCGACACCCCCGGATTTATTGCAGGCTATGTGCGCTCTTATGCGCGTTACCTTGACATGGACCCTGACCGCGCTTTTGCAGCCTTTTGCGCCGAAAGCGGGTTTTCCGTGGCCCACGGCATGTCTGCCGAAGCCTCTGTTATCAAAAAATCCAGCCGCGAAGACCGCCTGTCGCGGGATCGTGGCAACAAGGATATCTTTTCGGCCCCCAGCACACCCTTTGTGCCCACGGGGGACGGTTTCTTCAGCCGGATCGAACCGGGGGCCATCGGCTCTTCGCTGGTTCTGATCGCGCTGATCAGCGCCATCGGCTTTGGCGGTTATTCGGTGTTGCAAGAAGTGCAGCGCGTGCAGGTTTCGCCGGTCGATCAGACACCGGTGGTGTTGTCGGACCTTGATCCGTTGCAGGGGGCCTCGGTTCAGCAGCCCAGCCTGGACGGTGCGGGTGAAACCTCGCCTTCAACACTGGACACACCGCGCATCGAAGCGCTGGACCGGCTGTACCGCCCGCAGGCGCTGGATGTTCCGGTGCTGGTGGCCCGCGATGCGCCGATCGCCACCATTGATCCGCGCTCGGTTGGCAACTTTGCCCAAACGCCGGACGCCGACTCGCCGGTGCTGGCCGGTGCCGAACCGCTGAAGCCCGAAAAACCGGCGGTGCCGCAGGTGGTCGAGAATGAAGCGCCCGTGTTGCAAATGGTTGCCGTGCGCCCGTCCTGGGTGCGTGTGCGCGGGGCCGATGGCACCGTGATCTACGAAACCGTGATGCAGCCCGGCGACACATGGACCGCACCGGCGACCGAAGAACCGCCCGTGCTGCGCACTGGTGAAAGCGGCGCGATCTATTTCGCCATGAACGGCAAGTTCTATGGCCCCGTCGGGCCCAATGGGGCGGTCACGTCGAACCTGCCGCTGGAAATTGCCGGCCTGCAGGAAACCTATCTGCCTGTCGATGTGTCCACCGACTCGGGCCTTGTGCGCTATGCCGAAGCCACGTCAACCGCTGCGGCCACAGTCATTCCCGACTGA
- a CDS encoding glycosyltransferase family 2 protein: protein MQTVAVVTMVRDDAFFLKAWLRHYGEMFGRQNCYVINHGYGEEVAELAKGCNIIGIPGDPHKNFDVKRWSLLNNLFGGLRRYYKHVIVGDVDELVVVDPQAGVNLLQWLEKADTDRVYTPVGLEVIHRIDIEDQPANDMILGPRRHVRVAPHYSKPSIVSTPAKLSRGGHFAQYSKLHTPDELYLMHLKFCDFDAYSGAMDRRNAVSAEVGVSFKQASIGRHWFATERGEDRAVFEGFAELPMQEGFDLRAVRRKMHRSFKARGDTGFYEFDRPNYKGQYVLPERFNGIF from the coding sequence ATGCAGACAGTGGCTGTGGTAACAATGGTGCGCGACGATGCGTTCTTCCTCAAAGCCTGGCTGCGCCATTACGGCGAAATGTTCGGGCGGCAGAATTGCTATGTTATCAACCACGGTTACGGCGAAGAGGTGGCAGAGCTGGCCAAGGGCTGCAACATCATCGGCATTCCGGGTGATCCGCACAAAAACTTTGACGTCAAACGCTGGAGCCTGCTGAACAACCTGTTTGGCGGCCTGCGCCGCTATTACAAGCATGTGATCGTGGGCGATGTGGACGAACTGGTGGTGGTCGACCCTCAGGCCGGTGTGAACCTGCTGCAATGGCTGGAAAAGGCGGACACCGACCGTGTTTACACCCCTGTCGGGCTGGAAGTGATCCACCGTATCGACATCGAGGACCAGCCGGCAAACGACATGATTCTGGGCCCGCGCCGGCATGTGCGTGTCGCACCGCATTATTCCAAGCCGTCTATCGTCTCGACCCCGGCAAAACTGTCGCGGGGCGGGCATTTTGCGCAGTATTCCAAGCTGCACACCCCGGACGAGCTGTATTTGATGCACCTGAAGTTCTGCGATTTTGATGCTTACAGCGGCGCAATGGACCGCCGGAATGCGGTCAGTGCCGAGGTTGGTGTGAGCTTTAAGCAGGCCAGCATCGGGCGGCACTGGTTCGCTACGGAACGCGGCGAAGACCGCGCGGTGTTTGAAGGCTTTGCCGAACTGCCGATGCAGGAGGGGTTCGACCTGCGCGCCGTGCGCCGCAAGATGCACCGCAGTTTCAAGGCGCGCGGCGACACCGGGTTTTATGAATTCGACCGGCCGAACTACAAGGGGCAGTATGTATTGCCCGAGCGGTTCAACGGTATTTTCTAA